ATCCGACCGAGACGATCCTGAATCACGTCCGGCTCATCGCCCTGCCACGCGGCCACGTAGAACGCGGATCCGCTCGTATCCAGATCGAAATACCGCCCGACGATGTACGCGACGGCTTCCGCTTCGACCTCGCGTTTCGCCCGTTCAGCCTCGTCGGTGACGTCTGCGTGGAGGAGTGCGTGGGCGTACTCGTGGATGAGTGTCACGGCGAGATCAGCCTGATTCGTGCGGGCTTTCGCCTCGACGACTGGTTGGAGATCACGCGTACTCCGGTATTTGCAGACGCCCTTTGCGTCGCCATGCTCCCACTCGGCAGCGTCGACGATACGGACCGTCACGCCGATATCAGCGGCTGCGTCCGTGAGTGTAGGCACGAGATCGTCGGCGTCCCCAGTTGCCTCGGTTTCCAGTTCGGGGATCGGCTCACCTTCGGTCTGGGACACGTCGAAGACAGACGTGGGTTTGAAGCCGACAAGCCCTTTCGACCACTCGTCCGGCGACGTTTCGTCGTATTCACAGTCACTTTGCTCGTGGTAGCTAGGCGAGTTCTCGCATTCAGGACACTGCTTGGTGATGATCGGGGCCCAAATCCAGATGGCTGACTCGCCTTCCTGGACGTGCCGGTCGAACTCATTCCGCCAGGTGTTGTACCCCGCGACCTTCGTCGCCTCGGGACACTGAAGATTGATGAGGAGGGTGTTTCGGTGGGAGTAGTCGTGGAACCGACTCTGGACGTCGAGCCACTCCTGGAATTCATCGCTGGCCTGCGCATCGTCGACGTGGTCGACGAGGTCGTCGATCCACGCTTCGATGGTACTGTGCATCTCGTCGTGTCGCGTGTCGGTCTCCTTGAACGAGACCGATGAGTCACTGGTCGTAGCCATGTTTTCAGTAAATCGCGTTCACGGCGACTGCGTCAGTTCAGATCGCGCCGCACCCCTTCGGGGCGCATAAAAAACTCGCGGCGGCGGTCACCGGAGGACGGCCTTCTCGTCAGCGAAGCCGACCGCCACGAGGTACTCGAGGAACTCATCGAACTGTTCAACGTCGCTGGGCGTGTCGGTCGCGAGGTGTCGCGCCCACTCGATAGCCCACCGGAACGCAGGGTCGGTACCGCCCGTTCCGTGGATGTACCACCAACGAGCAGCCTTCAACACGACGAGCGGATTCGTCGGTGGCTGTTCGCTTGCAAGCCTACGAGTGATCGACCGGATCTCCTCAGGAACTTCGGCGGAATCGACCTTCCCTGATTGC
Above is a window of Halorussus vallis DNA encoding:
- a CDS encoding ArdC-like ssDNA-binding domain-containing protein; translated protein: MATTSDSSVSFKETDTRHDEMHSTIEAWIDDLVDHVDDAQASDEFQEWLDVQSRFHDYSHRNTLLINLQCPEATKVAGYNTWRNEFDRHVQEGESAIWIWAPIITKQCPECENSPSYHEQSDCEYDETSPDEWSKGLVGFKPTSVFDVSQTEGEPIPELETEATGDADDLVPTLTDAAADIGVTVRIVDAAEWEHGDAKGVCKYRSTRDLQPVVEAKARTNQADLAVTLIHEYAHALLHADVTDEAERAKREVEAEAVAYIVGRYFDLDTSGSAFYVAAWQGDEPDVIQDRLGRISSTAQEIIGKIVED